The Streptomyces sp. NBC_00510 genomic interval CGCTCGGCCAGGTACTCCCCGCCGGCGGCGATCGCGTCGAGGTCGGTGACCTGGTAGGCGGAGTGGACGTAGCCGGCTCCGGGCCCCAGGTGCATGGCCAGGGTGTGGTGGTCCACGGCGGTGCTGCCCTGGTCGCAGCGGATGAAGGCCATGGTCGGCCCACGGTCGCGCTGCCCGTCCAGGAACAGGAAGTCGGACACGATCAGCCCGAGGGTGTCCAGGTACCAGTCCAGGGTTCGGGCGAACACCGGTGTCTCCACGACCACATGGCCCAGACGCTGGATACGGGACGGCTCGCGGGGCGGACGTTGGGTGGCGTTCGTACGGCGGTGGTCGGTGCCGAAATTCAAAGTCAGCGGGCGCTGCTCGGGCAGCGCGGGCAAGGGTTCGGCGCAATGGACGACGCGGACCGGCATGCCCGAGGGGTCGAGCAAGGAGAGTGACTGTCCGCCGCCGGGTACGTCGGCGTCCGTGACGGTGCTGCCGGTGGCACGGGCCAGCCGGCCCACATCGGCTTGCTCGGCCGCGCGGAAGGCCGGCCCGATAAAGCGGGAGGCGCGTCCACGGCGGATGACCATGCACGGTGGACCGGCGAAGGTGCCGCGCAGCCACAGTTCCCGCTCGGTGCGGGCGGCGATCGCGAACCCGAAGTCACGTGCGAACACCTCGGCCCGGTCCAGGTCCGGCTTCTCGAACTCCAGCCACGCCAGGTCCGCCACCTTGATCACCGGATTGAGGGAGCGCCCGAGGTGCTCGCCGCGCAGGGCGCCCTGCTCGCTGTGGAGGTCCTGGTGGGCCGTCGGGGGGCCGGCCTTGTTAACGGGAGTTTCGGTCATGGTGCCCTCCAAGCAACACTGCTGTAATGAGGAAATCATCAACTCTGAAAAGTTCATCGTCAATAGGAGGGCGTCAAGTAACTGATGAAAACATCAGACATGTAAGACTCATCGCCACGGTTGTTACACTCTCCGTATGCCGACGTCAGCCCCGCCCGGGAACCGCTTCGAGCGGCGCCGCGCCGAGACCCGCCACGCCCTGGTCCGCGCGGCCCGCCAGCTCCTCGCGGAGACCGGCGACACCAGCGCCAGCATCCAGACGATCGCCGATCGCGCGGACGTCGGTTTCGGCTCCTTCTACAACCACTTCGAGTCCAAGACGGATCTGTTCAACGCCGCCGTCTCAGACGCTCTGGAGGAGTTCGGGCAGGTCATCGACGAGCGCGTCCAGGGAATCGACGACCCGGCCGAACTCGTCGCAGCCGGCTTCCGGCTCACCGGACGGATGGTGGACTCCCACCCGGAACTCATGCGGATCCTGCGCGATCACGGGCTCGCCCACATCCACTCCGAGCGCGGCCTCGCCCCGCGGGCCCTGCGCGACATCCGGCACGGCTTGGACTCGGGCCGTTTCACCTGCACCGACCCGACCATGGCACTGTCGGCAATGGGCGGGACCCTGCTGTCCCTGGTGGCGCTGAGGCTCGCCCGGCCCGACAGCGACGGTGACGAGGCCGCCTCGGACCTGGCCGAGATGGTCCTGCGCATGCTCGGCGTCGCCCCCGACAACGCCCATGAGGTCACCCGGCGGCCCCTGCCCGGCCTCAGCTGACTCCGGGTCGCTCCGGCAGGCCGACCACCCAGCTACGGCATGTAACGGGGGCCTAGATGTCCAGGCTGGCCGCACCGACTCGGAGGCGGAACAGTTCCTCGGGATCTGCCCACGTGTAGACGGTCCATCGGGGTGGCTCCGAACCAAGCGCGCAGGACGCTGATCAAGCGCGCCCCGGTTACCGACAGACCGTGGCGGGTTCGCCGCTGCAGCGGCGAACGCGTCCGTGCCCCTTGGAAGCGGTTCGAGGGCCGAAGCGACAGACCGTGGGCGCCGGTGCTCCCTCTAACACCGGCGCCCACGAGGCGTCAGGGGACGAGGATGAGGCGGATCGGGTCCCCGATCTTGTTCTCCAGGCGGTGGACTGCGTCGGCGGCCTCAGCCAGCGGAATGTGGTCAGTGATGGAGGGGGCCAGGTCGAGACGGCCGTTGGACGCCAACTGCACCAGCTCGGAGACGGACTCGGGAGAGCCGCCGTAGTGACCGCGCACCTGCTTGGACATGTAGTTGAAGGTCAGGCCCTCGGTGATGATGAGCGGCTTGGGCGTGATGCCCACCAGGATCAGGGAGCCGTCCAGGCCGAGCACGGAGGCGGCCTGCTCACGGACGGCGGGCACGCCGGCGCAGTCGAAGGCGAAGTCCAGGCCGCGTCCGCCGGTGGCGGCGCGTACCTGGTCGGCGAAGTCGGGGGCGGCCGGATCCAGAGCGAAGTCCGCGCCGAAGGCCAGAGCTCGTTCCCGGGCGCTGGGCAGCGGGTCAACAGCGATGATCGGCGCGGCGCCGACCAGGCGGGCGAGGCGCACGTTGTGCGCGCCCACTCCACCTACGCCCCACACGCCGACGGACTGGGCGGGACGAACGCCTGCGGTGGTGACGACGGCGGCGTAGGGGGTGGAGACCGCGTCGGGGATGATCGCGGCCTGGTCGAAGGGGAGGCTGTTGGGGATGGGGATGAGGGTGTCCTCGCGGGCGAGGGTGTACTGAGCCCAGCCGCCGTCGTAGTCGATGCCGGCGGTGCGCATCTGGGTGCAGGGGCGGCGGCGCACGCAGCCGGCGCACCAGCCGCAGGTCTTGCCGGCCTCCAGGGTGACGCGGGTGCCGACGGTCAGGCCGCGCTTGAGGTCGGGGCCCAGCGTGTGGATCACACCGGAGACCTCGTGTCCGACGGTGACCGTGTCGGAGGCGGCGAACAGCGGGACGAGAGAGCCGTCAATCAGGTGGACGTCCGACAGGCAGACACCTGCGGCCTTCACCTCGATGAGGACTTCGCCCGGGCCGGGCACGGGGACGGGCACCTCCTCCACGGCGAACTTCTTGCTGTCCAGGTGGAAGCGTCCAGCGAGCATGGTGTCCATGGGGATCTGCTTTCTGTGAGCGGCACTCCCGGCAGTTCGGGCCGATGGGTGCCGTGTGGCGTCTGGCGTCTGGCGTCTGGCGGGCTTGTGGTGGCCGGGAGGCGTGCGGGTAGCACGACTGCGCCGCACGCCTCCCGGCGTCTGGGGTCAGGCGAAGACGTCCTGCTGGTAGCGCTCGTCGGCTTCGAGCTGGGCAAGCCACTGCTGGGCGCCCTCGTCGTCACTGCCGGTCTGCTGGCGGTGGATGGCAGCGAGGGCTTCGCGCACGGCAGGCGCCATGCGGCGGCCGTCCCCGCAGACGTAGATGTACGCGCCGTCTTCGATGGCCTGCCACACCGTGTCGGCAATGTTGGCGATGGCGTTCTGCACGAACCGGGCGGGGTGGCCGGTCACCGCGGAGAAGGCGGTGTGGACCTGGGCGATCCCGGACTGCTCCCAGTCCTGCATCTCCTGGCGGTAGAAGTAGTCGTGCTCAGGGTGCCGACAGCCGACGAACACCTGCGAAAGGCCCACCTTCGCGCCGTTCTCGTGCTGCTGGGCACGCTCCTCCAGGAAGCCGCGCAGCGGCGCGATGCCGGTGCCGGGGCCGATGAGGATCAGCGGCGTGGCGGGGTCGGTCGGCGGGGCGAACGTCGGAGAGGGCACGCGCACGTAACCGTAGAAGACGTCACCGGGCTCGAGGCCTGCGATGTAGGAGGAGCAGGTGCCGCGGTACTGGCCGTCGCCGGACAGGGCCGGGCCCTCCAGCAGGCCCACGGTCAGACGCACCTGGCGCGGACTGGCCAGTGGGGCGGAGGAGATGGAGTAGAAGCGGGGACGGATCGGGCCCGTCATCTCCAGGAAGACCGCCAGCGGCAGCTTGACTGCGGGGAAGCGCTCCAGCAGGTTCAGCACTGAGACGCGCTTGCCTAGGATCTCGCTCTGGTAGCGCTCCTCGGCTTCGGTGGTGTCGGCGATGTAGGCCTGCAGCTGCGGCCGGGTCCAGGGGCACTGGGTGTGCTCGGCGAGGGTCTGGATCTGGGAGCGGGTGGCCACGTCCTGCAGTTCCAGGAACTCGGTGAGCAGGACGCCGGCGGTCACCGGGGTGCCCACGGGCAGGTGGGTGCGGCCGCCTGCGGGCTGGTCCAGGCGGAGCACCTGGTCGCGGTCGACGCCGAGGCGGGCGAGTGCGCGGGCCACCAGCGCCGGTTCGTTCTTGGCGAAGACGGCCAGATGGTTGCCGGTGTCGTAGGTGACACCCTCAGGCAGCTCAACGGTGATGGACTTGGCGGACGGGCGCGGCGGCTCGATGCTGAAGTCCCACAGGCCGGTCGCGTCGGCCACGAGTTCCTCGTTGGCCACCACCGTGAGCGGGTAGGCCTGCTCGGAGACGATCGCCGGGCGCACATCCGCCTCGGTGAGCAGTTGCACATGGTAGCGCGGGCCGCTCGCGGCGGAGGTGTCGGCGGCGTACTCCTCGGCCAGGGTGGACCACAAAGTGGTCATCCAGCGACTCGCCATGCCGTCGAAGTCCCCTGCGGCGTCCGCGATGCCGCGCTCGATGACGGGGGTGGCGCCGGCGGCCAGCAGGCCTCCCTCGATCCGCTTGGGGAAAGCCTGGTAGGTGGCCACCCACTGGGTGTTGCCGGCGCCCAGCAGCGCGTACCGCACGTGGGTCAGCGAGCCCTCGGGCAGTCCGGCGGCGAGCAGGTCGTCGAAGCGCTGGGCGTTGTCGGGGGCCTTGCCGTTGTAGCTGGCGGCGACGACGACGAGCAGGCCCTCGGTGGGCAGGTTGTCGCCCAGCTCGTCCAGGCTGACCAGGGTGGTGCCGAACCCGGAGCGCTCGCCGCGGTCGGCGATGGTGCGCGCCAGGTCCTCGCACGAGCCCAGGCTGGAGCCGTAGGCGACGGTGAGGTTCACCCCGACACCGCTGACCGCGGCCTGCGCCTGCGTGTCATCCGTCTGCAGGTCGGCGGCGCCGAAGACGGCCCGCTCGCGCTCCTTGCGGGTGCGTACGACGAGGTTGAAGTCGCCGGGCTTACGCGTCAGCGCCTCCCGGGGATCCATCTTGTAGTCGGCGGTGTCGGAGAACTTGATCTTCTGCAGCACCAGAGCGAGGGCCAGGCGGGCCTCGGTGAGCGCGAATTGGCGGCCGATGCAGGCCCGTACGCCGTTGCCGAACGGCTTGTAGGCGTGGGGGTGCTGCTGGACCCGGTTGTCCGGCAGCCAGCGGTCGATGTCGAACTCCTCCGGCCGCTCCCACGCCTTGGGATGGGTGTGCAGCGGGCCCTCCAGGATGAGGACCTTCGTGCCCTTCTTCAGCTCGTAGCGGCCGCCGATGACGGTGTCCTCCCGCGCCGTCTTGCCGAATAGCGGGATGGGCGCCCACAGGCGCAGGGTTTCCTCCAGGATGCGCGGGATCACATCCAGCTTCATGATCGTGTCGTAGTCCGGCACCGTGTCGCCCGGCAGCAGGCGGTCCACCTCTGCGTAGGCCTGGGCCAGCACGTGCGGGTTGCGCATCAGCGAGTACGTGGCGAACGACAGCAGGCCGCTGGTGGTCTCGTGACCGGCGATCAGGAACGTCAGCACCTGGTCGCGGACGTTGTCGTCGGCCAGCAGCTTGCCGGTCTCCGGGTCGGTTGCCTCCAGCATCAGGCCCAGCAGGTCCTCCTCACCGGTGCCTTTCCCCTCGCGGCGCTCCTTGATCACGCGCTCGACCAGGTCCTGCATCAGCAGGATGTTCTCGCGGTACTTCTTGTCGTCCGACTTGCGGAGCATGGTCATCATCGGCAGCTCCTGCGAGCGCCGCAGCGACTCCACCAGCGCGCCCAGCAGCGCGTTGAGGAAGGGGTGCAGCTCCTCCTTGTCGAAGGAGTCGAATCGGTAGCCGAACCCCGACAGGGCGATGGTGTCCAGCGTCAGCCGGGTGTAGTCGTCGGTGATGTTGACCGGCTGACCCTCCCTGCGCTCCCACTTGCCCACCAGGTTCTGGGCGATCTCCAGCATCTGCCCGTAGTAGGCCTTCATGGCCCGCTGGCTGAAGGCCGGCAGGAGGATCCGGTGCGCCATGCCCCATTCCTCTTCGTGCTGGTGGGCCGTGAACAGGCCCGCACCCGCGAAGTCCCGGACATGGTTCAGCGGCGTCTTCTCGATCTGCTTGAAGAACCGGGTCTCGTCGCAGACCTCAGCCACCAGGTCCGGGTCGTAGACGAAGACCTGCTCGATCCCGGCGATGTCCATGCCGTAGATGCCCTCAGGGAACTGCTTGGACAGCTCGGCGAAGTAGGCGAACGGATTGGTGCCGGGGATCTGCGTCGTGTGGCCGAGGAGCGGGATCCCGCGCGGAGACCGTATGGGGCGAAGGTCGTTCGCGGAGTGCGTGGTCATGGCTTGCTCCTTCGTGTGGAGGTGATGGGCAAGGGCGCTGGTCGATGCCGCGGTGCACCACAGAAACATACGCCGTATGGAAGTGATAACATACAGCGTATGGAAAGTCGAACACAGCCTGATCGCACCAGCCTTTGCGCCATCACCCTGCGGCCGGAGCTGTTTCCGTACGCCGTACGAGGCTGATACCATACGCAGTATGGAAAAGGCGAAGCGCCCCCCGCGGGGAACCAGGAAGAGAGACGTGCCCCTGACCGAGGCCGGGATCCACACCGCCGCCCTGCAGCTCATCGACACGGATGGTGTCGAGGCGCTCACCATGCGCAAACTTGCGACCGTGCTGGATGCCAACCCGATGTCGCTGTACCACCACGTACCGAACAAGGACGCCCTGCTGAGCGGCGTGGCAAGAATGGTCGGCGCCCAGTTCCGCACCGTGACGCTGGAGGACGCTCCCTGGCAGGACCGCATCCGCCTGCTCGCCACGGATTTCCGGACGCTGGCGCACCGCCACCCCAAGCTCATGGCCTACTCGTTCAGCCAGCCGGACTTCATCCAGTCCGAAGACCCCTTCTGGGCTGGGCTCATCGCGATACTGGACACCGCAGGGGTGCCGCGCTCAGAAGTCCCGCAGATCGCCGCTCTCATGTGCGCCGTTGTCATCGGTGTCCTCACCGCCGAACTCAACGGCGCGCTCCGGCAGTGGTCGAACCTCACGCCCACCGCCCCCGCTGTCGGCGAAGACGGGCCCACGGATGCAGGCCCTGATGAGGACCGCATGTTCCGCCTGGTGCTGGACACGCTCATCACGGGCCTGGAAAGCCGGCTCACCGCCGACGGCCAGGGCGCCGGCCTTTGAGTCCGTGGTCCTGAGGTGTTGCGGCCTGAGGCAGGCCCGTGGGCGGGCGATCTCTGGCTGCGGTGCGTGGGGGGCACCCACATCCGGAAAGGCCATCGATGCGGCCGCTGCGGGTGCACGGTGTGCTGCGACTGGGCCGGGCGACCGATCTGTGGCCGAAGACAGCGCTCAGCACCCTGTCCGCGATGGCCGTGCCAAGTCTGATACTGCCGGCCGTGGGGCGAGTCGACCTGATGGTGTAGACAGTCGGCGGATCCATGTGCGCGCTCTACGGGCACAGCCTGCCCTACGCTGCCCGCGCCCTGGCCTGCGTGGTGCTCGGCATGGCCGTGAGCAACGGGGTGGGGCTGGCGACCGCGGCCGCCACAAGCAGCACCGCGGTCCGGGTTGCTGTGGCAGCTCGCTTTGCTGCTGCTCACAAGCTTGTGAGGCCACCCCGATCGACCCCGGGCGACGTCGTGTGCACGTTGGTCGCGACCAACTGCGCCTTTTCCACAGCGCTTCGCCGACATCCTTACCACCTCGCGCTCCCCCTTGCCGCTGGTCTGCTGGCCTTGATGGTGCGCATGGCCCCCGGCCTCGTGCCGCCTCAGGAACGCATCGTCTGGCGGTGGCAAGGGCCTTGGACGCCGCCGTGCAGCTCGCTCACACCCCGGATGACGACCCCTCCCTGCCGAGCTGCGGGCGCGACAGCAGCCGAAGCCTGGCGCACGGTGTCGTCGGTAGGCGTCCGCTCCCTGGAGCGACAGACCCTGGCGCTGCTGCTGGCCCGCACCGAATCCAGCAGCGCCGGCCCCCAGGAGCTCACCCACTGGGCGACACTCCTGCGCGGAACCGCTCCGCTGCCCGCTCTCCTTCTGCCCTGCCCGAGAAACGATCAGGTCACCGGCGCTACCACCGCATCGAGCGCGGCGTGCAATAGACCGTGCAACGTCGGGCTGTTGCGTCGGTGTCACGTCCGCCAGCCGAGCGTCTTACGACCCGGTTCGATGCTGGCTGCCTCCTGGCCGGCTGGGCCTTCATGGCATTGGGCGTCGGCCGCCCGTACTGGGCCGTGGCCACCGCCGCCTCGATCTTCCAGTCCAACCTGGCCCTCACCTGGTAACGCGCCCTCAACCGGGTTTTCGGCAAATTTCGTCGGCCTCGCATTGTTCGCCGCCCTGCTGCCGATCACCCGCGCCGGTTCCCTCACCCTCGTGCTGGCTGTCCTGTTCTTCCAGGCCGCCACCAAGGCGACGATCAGCCGCGGCTACCGGCTCGGTCAGGTGTGCGGGCGGCAACGCGTCGGCGACCTCGGTGCCCCCATGCCGGCCGCCGGTGGGAAGCGACCCGCACCAGGGCGGGAGAACTCGCTGGGCGCATGTCCCACGGTGCCGGCAAAGCCATTGCACGGAACTCCGTCCAGCGTTACCATACACCGTATGGAAACTCCCGGGAGGGTCCCGGGAGGCGAGGAGAAGAGATCCATGCGCCGAACAAGGACGCCCTGCTGCGCGGCGTGACACGACGTGTCGGCTCACAGTCCCGCCTGCCGGAGCGGGAAGACGCTGGCGGCAGCGCCAGCGCCAAGCGGCCCTGGTTTCCGCACACCGGAAGCCCAAGCTGACGGGCTGCTCCTTCCCACGGCCCGACTTCCTCCAGCCAGAAGACCCCTACCGGGGAGGCCTCACCGATGCACTGCCCGCCGCGGAATTGCCGGACCCGGAGATTCCACGGGCCGCGGGTGAGCGCCGTCCCGTGCGCGGCGTTCGCGGGACTGCTGGTCAGCGGAGCGAGCGGAGCCCTGCAGCGGTGGGCAACCCTGCCGCCTGCACCCGTCGCCGCCGGCGGGATAGAGACGTCCGCGACACCGCAGACCCCTGGTGGACACGACGTTCAACTGTGCGCAGGACGCCGCGATCGCCTGCGTGAAAGCCGTACCGCAAGGGCGAGTGGTGACCGTCCCACCGACGCCCGCCCCGCACCCAGACGAAGGCCACTGCGGCACCGCCAGGTCTCCCTCAGGAGCAGCAGGGATTAAACAGCGCCTACGGCGGCCCCGCTTGCCGTCCAGCCCTCCCCCGAGCCCTCACCTCAGATACGCGACGTAGATGATCTCGATCATCTGGGCAAGTGGCAGCGGCGGCCACAGATCTCCTCGCCAGTTCTGACAGTAAGGTGAAAAATGGGCATGAAACGAACAAATTATCCGGTTTGTGATTGCCAGAGGACAAAGAGCATGCCAAGTCCCAATCCTGGCGACTGGCCGTACGCCTTCGACGGCCTGGCAACCGCCGTACTCGACAGCCGGGGCACAGTGTTGTGGTGGACCGAGACGGCGGCGGACCTGACAGGGCTTACGGCCAGAGAGGTCTGCGGCCGTCCTGTACAGGAACTGCTGGCCGACCTCCCCAGCGACCCCGGCACAGCCGAGGAGATACCTATATTCGGCCAGGTACGGCTGCGCCACCGTTCTGGAGACATCATCCCTGTCACCTTCCGGGCGACGCGGGACACAAGGTCCGGCAATTCCCTTGTCATGGCGGAGCCTGCACAGTCCGTGTCCGATCAGCAGCAGGGTGCAGCACTCCTGCGCACACTGTCCTCTCAGGACCGAATCGGGATCGCCCTGCATGATCTGAACCTGATCATCGTGCACAGCAACAACCTGTCGCGCGTGTTTGGCTGCCCCCCTGTGCCGCCCGGAGGCCGCCTGCACGACGTGCTGGCGGACGGGGATGCTGAGGACGCCGAGGCGTTCCTGCGTCAGGTCCTCGACACGGGCGCACCGTTGATCCGCGAGAACCAGCCAGTGAGCTGGCAGCACGATCCGGCGCGGCGGCGGGCCATGTCACTGTCCGCCTCCCGTCTCGAGGACGAGCGGGGGCGCCCGACCGGAGTTGTGGCGTTGTACAGCGATGCCACTGATCAGTGGCAGGCTCGCCAGCACCTGGATCTCGCCCGCAAGACGGCCGAACGCGTCGGGAGGTTACTCGACGTCGTGCGCACAGCCCATGAACTGGCGGACGTACTAGTGCCGGACCTCGGAGACTTCGCCGCAGTCGATCTCGCGCAGGCCGTATTCGACGGTGATGAACCCGTGAAGCGACTGGGCGGCGGAGATCTTCATCTGCGCAACGCCGCGATGGCACCGACCGCCGAGGGGTGGCCGGCCGGAATCAAGCGCGGCAACCTTGTACCACCGCTCCCCGATCACCCCCTCCTGCGCAGCTTTCAGCACGGTGAAACCGTCATCCTCAGCCGCGACGAGTACATCGCTGTGATCGGCGATCCCCAGCTGGTCGAGTTCCTGATGCCGAAGAACTGTCACTCGGTGATGGTGGCACCGCTGCACGCTCGCGGCCTCACGCTCGGCGACATATCCGTTTGGCGCGTCGGCTCATCCGCGCCGTTCACCGAGGACGAGGCGGATCTCATGGCTCAGATCGCCTCGAGGAGCGCGCTCGCCATCGACAACGCCCGCCGTTACACACGCGAGCACAGGGCGGCCGTGGCGTTGCAGCAACGTCTTCTTCCTCCGGCCACGACCGACACTCCGGCAGCCGAGACCGCTGGTGTCTACCTGCCCGCAGGCGGCGGAGCGGAGATCGGCGGCGACTGGTTCGACGCTATTGCTCTGCCTTCTCTCCGGCTGGCCCTTGTCGCCGGGGATGTGGTCGGCCATGGCATGGCCGCAAGCGCCGCTATGGGCCGTCTGCGCGCCGCCATCCAGACCCTCGCCGACCTCGAACTCGAGCCCGACGAGTTGCTCACCCGGATCGCGGACTTGGTTCAGCGCCTTGCGGCCGAAGCCCCACCGGACGACCAGGACACCGTCGGCGCCACGTGCCTGTACGCGCTCTACGACCCGGTAACTCAACGCTGCACCCTGGCCAGTGCGGGGCATCCGTCGCCCATCCTGGTCCGGCCCGACGGGACGGCCGCAGTAATCGAGGTCTCCCCGGGACCGCCACTCGCCATCGGCGGCATGCCGTACGAAACCACCACGATCGACCTTGAGCCGGGCAGCGTCCTCGGCCTCTACACGGACGGCCTGATCGAACGGGACGGCGACGACATCGGCCAAGGGCTGCGGCGTCTGACGGACACCCTCGCCGCCTCCTGCCGTCCGGAACGCCCTCTGGGCGACACCGGCGGGGCTCTCCTCGCCGACCTGGCCGGCCAACCGCTGCGCGATGACGCGGCCCTGCTTCTGGCCCGCACTCGCGCCGTCCCATCGGAGGACACCGCTCACTGGGAGATCCCGCCCGACCCGGCCGCCGTCTACGAGGCTCGGAAGTCGACGGCCCGCCAGCTCGCCGAGTGGGGGCTACAGGACCTCATGTTCACCACCGAACTTATCGTCAGTGAACTGGTGACCAACGCCATCCGCTACGGACGTCCGCCGATGGAACTGCGGCTGATCCGCCACGGCGTTCTGGTCTGCGAAGTCAGCGACTCCAGTCCCACCCAGCCCCGCCTGCGGCGTGCCCGCACCACCGACGAGGGAGGACGCGGCCTGTTCCTCGTCGCTCAACTCGCCACGCGCTGGGGCTGCAGGTACAGCCGAGACGGCAAGACGATCTGGGCCGAGCAGCTCATCGAGCAGCCACGTTGAACGACCATCCACACTGAACGGCGGCCGCCACGTTGGACATACCGCCAACTGCACACCCGGGGCCTGGACGGCCTCCTCCTGCCGACCGAACTCATCGTCAGCGAACTGGTGACCAACCATCCGCTACGCGCACCCGCCGGTGCACCTGCGGCTGATCCGCCATGCCGTCCTGGTGTGCGAGGTCACCGACTCCAGCAGCACCCAACCCCGACTGCGGTATGCCCGTGCCACCGACGAGGGAGGACACGGCCTGTTCCTCATCGCCCAGCTCACCACCCGCTGGGGCTGCCGCTGCGCTGACAACGGCAAGACGATCTGGACCGAACA includes:
- a CDS encoding TetR family transcriptional regulator — protein: MPLTEAGIHTAALQLIDTDGVEALTMRKLATVLDANPMSLYHHVPNKDALLSGVARMVGAQFRTVTLEDAPWQDRIRLLATDFRTLAHRHPKLMAYSFSQPDFIQSEDPFWAGLIAILDTAGVPRSEVPQIAALMCAVVIGVLTAELNGALRQWSNLTPTAPAVGEDGPTDAGPDEDRMFRLVLDTLITGLESRLTADGQGAGL
- a CDS encoding cytochrome P450, translated to MTTHSANDLRPIRSPRGIPLLGHTTQIPGTNPFAYFAELSKQFPEGIYGMDIAGIEQVFVYDPDLVAEVCDETRFFKQIEKTPLNHVRDFAGAGLFTAHQHEEEWGMAHRILLPAFSQRAMKAYYGQMLEIAQNLVGKWERREGQPVNITDDYTRLTLDTIALSGFGYRFDSFDKEELHPFLNALLGALVESLRRSQELPMMTMLRKSDDKKYRENILLMQDLVERVIKERREGKGTGEEDLLGLMLEATDPETGKLLADDNVRDQVLTFLIAGHETTSGLLSFATYSLMRNPHVLAQAYAEVDRLLPGDTVPDYDTIMKLDVIPRILEETLRLWAPIPLFGKTAREDTVIGGRYELKKGTKVLILEGPLHTHPKAWERPEEFDIDRWLPDNRVQQHPHAYKPFGNGVRACIGRQFALTEARLALALVLQKIKFSDTADYKMDPREALTRKPGDFNLVVRTRKERERAVFGAADLQTDDTQAQAAVSGVGVNLTVAYGSSLGSCEDLARTIADRGERSGFGTTLVSLDELGDNLPTEGLLVVVAASYNGKAPDNAQRFDDLLAAGLPEGSLTHVRYALLGAGNTQWVATYQAFPKRIEGGLLAAGATPVIERGIADAAGDFDGMASRWMTTLWSTLAEEYAADTSAASGPRYHVQLLTEADVRPAIVSEQAYPLTVVANEELVADATGLWDFSIEPPRPSAKSITVELPEGVTYDTGNHLAVFAKNEPALVARALARLGVDRDQVLRLDQPAGGRTHLPVGTPVTAGVLLTEFLELQDVATRSQIQTLAEHTQCPWTRPQLQAYIADTTEAEERYQSEILGKRVSVLNLLERFPAVKLPLAVFLEMTGPIRPRFYSISSAPLASPRQVRLTVGLLEGPALSGDGQYRGTCSSYIAGLEPGDVFYGYVRVPSPTFAPPTDPATPLILIGPGTGIAPLRGFLEERAQQHENGAKVGLSQVFVGCRHPEHDYFYRQEMQDWEQSGIAQVHTAFSAVTGHPARFVQNAIANIADTVWQAIEDGAYIYVCGDGRRMAPAVREALAAIHRQQTGSDDEGAQQWLAQLEADERYQQDVFA
- a CDS encoding TetR/AcrR family transcriptional regulator; this encodes MPTSAPPGNRFERRRAETRHALVRAARQLLAETGDTSASIQTIADRADVGFGSFYNHFESKTDLFNAAVSDALEEFGQVIDERVQGIDDPAELVAAGFRLTGRMVDSHPELMRILRDHGLAHIHSERGLAPRALRDIRHGLDSGRFTCTDPTMALSAMGGTLLSLVALRLARPDSDGDEAASDLAEMVLRMLGVAPDNAHEVTRRPLPGLS
- a CDS encoding zinc-binding dehydrogenase, whose amino-acid sequence is MDTMLAGRFHLDSKKFAVEEVPVPVPGPGEVLIEVKAAGVCLSDVHLIDGSLVPLFAASDTVTVGHEVSGVIHTLGPDLKRGLTVGTRVTLEAGKTCGWCAGCVRRRPCTQMRTAGIDYDGGWAQYTLAREDTLIPIPNSLPFDQAAIIPDAVSTPYAAVVTTAGVRPAQSVGVWGVGGVGAHNVRLARLVGAAPIIAVDPLPSARERALAFGADFALDPAAPDFADQVRAATGGRGLDFAFDCAGVPAVREQAASVLGLDGSLILVGITPKPLIITEGLTFNYMSKQVRGHYGGSPESVSELVQLASNGRLDLAPSITDHIPLAEAADAVHRLENKIGDPIRLILVP
- a CDS encoding SpoIIE family protein phosphatase, translated to MPSPNPGDWPYAFDGLATAVLDSRGTVLWWTETAADLTGLTAREVCGRPVQELLADLPSDPGTAEEIPIFGQVRLRHRSGDIIPVTFRATRDTRSGNSLVMAEPAQSVSDQQQGAALLRTLSSQDRIGIALHDLNLIIVHSNNLSRVFGCPPVPPGGRLHDVLADGDAEDAEAFLRQVLDTGAPLIRENQPVSWQHDPARRRAMSLSASRLEDERGRPTGVVALYSDATDQWQARQHLDLARKTAERVGRLLDVVRTAHELADVLVPDLGDFAAVDLAQAVFDGDEPVKRLGGGDLHLRNAAMAPTAEGWPAGIKRGNLVPPLPDHPLLRSFQHGETVILSRDEYIAVIGDPQLVEFLMPKNCHSVMVAPLHARGLTLGDISVWRVGSSAPFTEDEADLMAQIASRSALAIDNARRYTREHRAAVALQQRLLPPATTDTPAAETAGVYLPAGGGAEIGGDWFDAIALPSLRLALVAGDVVGHGMAASAAMGRLRAAIQTLADLELEPDELLTRIADLVQRLAAEAPPDDQDTVGATCLYALYDPVTQRCTLASAGHPSPILVRPDGTAAVIEVSPGPPLAIGGMPYETTTIDLEPGSVLGLYTDGLIERDGDDIGQGLRRLTDTLAASCRPERPLGDTGGALLADLAGQPLRDDAALLLARTRAVPSEDTAHWEIPPDPAAVYEARKSTARQLAEWGLQDLMFTTELIVSELVTNAIRYGRPPMELRLIRHGVLVCEVSDSSPTQPRLRRARTTDEGGRGLFLVAQLATRWGCRYSRDGKTIWAEQLIEQPR
- a CDS encoding VOC family protein → MTETPVNKAGPPTAHQDLHSEQGALRGEHLGRSLNPVIKVADLAWLEFEKPDLDRAEVFARDFGFAIAARTERELWLRGTFAGPPCMVIRRGRASRFIGPAFRAAEQADVGRLARATGSTVTDADVPGGGQSLSLLDPSGMPVRVVHCAEPLPALPEQRPLTLNFGTDHRRTNATQRPPREPSRIQRLGHVVVETPVFARTLDWYLDTLGLIVSDFLFLDGQRDRGPTMAFIRCDQGSTAVDHHTLAMHLGPGAGYVHSAYQVTDLDAIAAGGEYLAERGYRRSWGIGRHIQGSQLFDYWRDPDRFMLEHFADGDLFSCDVEPGWAPMSAGGLAQWGPSATRDFLGTSPSPAKLREVLKALRGDNELDPARLLGLMKAMSS